A portion of the Parasedimentitalea marina genome contains these proteins:
- a CDS encoding NADH-quinone oxidoreductase subunit C: protein MTDALRELGSYLEQKRPDCILGWDISHDELNVDVAPANITGFVEFLKTDRTCKFSSLVDIAGVDYPERAKRFDVVYHFLSMYQNHRIRLRVSVREDEMVPSIVDIHPSANWFEREVYDMFGVLFTGHPDLRRILTDYGFRGHPLRKDFPTTGYTEVRYDEAQKRVVYEPVTLVQEYRQFDFMSPWEGAEYILPGDEKKEEAK, encoded by the coding sequence ATGACTGATGCGCTGAGAGAGCTTGGCTCATACCTGGAGCAAAAACGCCCGGATTGCATACTGGGGTGGGATATCTCCCATGATGAGCTGAACGTTGATGTGGCTCCGGCCAACATTACCGGCTTTGTCGAGTTCCTGAAGACCGACCGCACTTGCAAGTTTTCATCGCTGGTGGATATCGCTGGTGTTGACTACCCTGAGCGGGCCAAGCGGTTCGACGTAGTTTACCACTTCCTGTCGATGTATCAGAATCACCGCATCCGCTTGCGGGTTTCGGTGCGCGAAGATGAGATGGTGCCGTCGATTGTCGACATTCACCCCTCGGCCAACTGGTTCGAGCGGGAAGTCTATGACATGTTCGGCGTGCTGTTCACTGGCCACCCCGATCTGCGCCGCATCCTGACCGATTACGGCTTTCGTGGTCACCCGCTACGCAAGGATTTCCCAACCACCGGCTATACCGAGGTTCGCTATGACGAGGCGCAAAAGCGCGTCGTCTATGAACCCGTAACCCTGGTGCAGGAATATCGTCAGTTTGATTTCATGAGCCCATGGGAAGGTGCCGAATACATCCTGCCCGGCGATGAGAAGAAAGAGGAGGCGAAATGA
- a CDS encoding NADH-quinone oxidoreductase subunit A: MEEMLREYLPILVFLAVATGLGIVLILAAVVLAVRNPDPEKVSAYECGFNAFDDARMKFDVRFYLVSILFIIFDLEIAFLFPWAVGFKDISMTGFWSMMIFLGVLTIGFAYEWKKGALEWE, from the coding sequence GTGGAAGAGATGTTGCGGGAGTACCTCCCGATCCTAGTGTTTCTGGCCGTAGCAACCGGTCTTGGAATTGTCCTTATTTTAGCCGCCGTCGTGCTGGCTGTACGCAATCCCGACCCAGAAAAAGTAAGTGCCTACGAATGCGGTTTCAATGCCTTCGATGACGCACGCATGAAATTTGATGTCCGGTTTTATCTGGTATCGATTCTTTTCATCATTTTCGATCTGGAAATCGCATTTCTGTTTCCCTGGGCCGTTGGCTTCAAGGATATCAGCATGACCGGTTTCTGGTCGATGATGATCTTTCTTGGGGTTCTGACCATCGGCTTTGCCTATGAATGGAAAAAAGGGGCCCTGGAATGGGAATGA
- a CDS encoding NuoB/complex I 20 kDa subunit family protein, giving the protein MGMMTGANTAGADKEVATQALNAELQDKGFLLTSAEDLVNWARTGSLHWMTFGLACCAVEMMHTSMPRYDAERFGIAPRASPRQSDVMIVAGTLTNKMAPALRKVYDQMPEPRYVISMGSCANGGGYYHYSYSVVRGCDRIVPVDIYVPGCPPTAEALLYGLMQLQRKIRRTGTLVR; this is encoded by the coding sequence ATGGGAATGATGACCGGAGCCAATACGGCTGGGGCCGACAAAGAGGTTGCCACTCAGGCCCTGAACGCCGAGCTGCAGGACAAGGGGTTTCTGCTGACCTCGGCCGAAGATCTGGTCAACTGGGCCCGCACTGGATCGCTGCACTGGATGACCTTTGGTCTGGCCTGCTGCGCAGTTGAGATGATGCATACCTCGATGCCGCGTTACGACGCCGAGCGTTTCGGGATTGCGCCACGGGCCTCTCCACGTCAGTCCGACGTGATGATCGTGGCCGGTACACTGACCAATAAAATGGCCCCGGCGCTGCGTAAGGTCTACGACCAGATGCCGGAACCGCGTTATGTGATCTCGATGGGGTCCTGTGCGAATGGTGGTGGTTATTATCACTACAGCTATTCCGTTGTGCGCGGCTGTGACCGGATTGTGCCGGTCGATATTTACGTTCCGGGCTGTCCGCCCACCGCCGAAGCGTTGCTATACGGTCTGATGCAGCTGCAACGCAAGATTCGCCGCACTGGCACCCTGGTGCGCTGA
- a CDS encoding hydroxymethylglutaryl-CoA lyase, which produces MGDRVEIFEVGPRDGLQNEKREIPVAEKLALIDCLSQAGFSRIEVASFVSAKKVPQMAGSGAVLAAIKRAEGVRYAALTPNMRGYDAAVTAQADEIAIFASASEGFSKANINATIAESIERFEPILEAARHVDLPVRGYISCVTDCPYDGATPPDSVAEMADRLFALGCYEISLGDTLGQATPDSVARMLLAVREAVPATRLAGHFHDTSGRAMDNIDVALSMGVRVFDAAVGGLGGCPFAPGSAGNVATELVHEHLTRLGYDTGLNSDILLQAADMARAMRGG; this is translated from the coding sequence ATGGGCGATAGGGTAGAGATTTTTGAAGTGGGGCCGCGCGATGGTCTGCAGAACGAAAAACGTGAAATCCCTGTCGCCGAGAAATTGGCCCTGATCGATTGTCTGAGCCAGGCCGGGTTCAGTCGTATTGAAGTGGCCAGTTTTGTCTCAGCTAAGAAAGTGCCGCAAATGGCCGGCAGCGGTGCAGTTCTGGCGGCGATCAAGCGGGCCGAGGGGGTGCGTTATGCGGCACTGACGCCCAATATGCGGGGTTACGATGCAGCAGTGACGGCGCAAGCAGATGAAATCGCGATCTTCGCTTCGGCATCTGAAGGGTTTTCCAAGGCTAATATCAACGCCACAATTGCCGAATCGATAGAGCGGTTTGAACCTATTCTGGAGGCGGCACGTCACGTTGATCTGCCGGTTCGTGGCTACATATCCTGTGTGACAGACTGTCCTTATGACGGGGCGACGCCACCAGACAGTGTGGCGGAAATGGCGGATCGGTTGTTTGCACTGGGCTGCTATGAAATCTCGTTGGGGGATACACTTGGGCAGGCCACACCAGATTCAGTGGCGCGGATGTTGCTGGCGGTGCGTGAGGCTGTACCTGCAACTCGTTTGGCGGGGCATTTTCACGATACATCAGGCCGGGCGATGGATAATATTGATGTGGCCCTGTCGATGGGAGTGCGGGTGTTTGATGCGGCTGTTGGCGGCCTTGGCGGCTGTCCGTTTGCACCGGGTTCAGCAGGCAATGTCGCAACCGAGTTGGTGCACGAGCACCTGACGCGGTTGGGATATGACACGGGGCTGAATTCGGACATTTTGTTGCAGGCGGCGGATATGGCGCGGGCCATGCGCGGTGGCTGA
- a CDS encoding crotonase/enoyl-CoA hydratase family protein, which produces MFNTITLVTDARGVATLTLDRAEKHNAMSGEMIGELTSAATQISADDTIRVVVLTGTGKSFCAGGDLEWMRAQMAADSATRFVEARKLAEMLQALNTLTKPMIGALQGNAFGGGVGMASVCDIAIGVDHLKMGLTETKLGIIPATIGPYVTARMGEAKARRVFMSSRLFGAEEAVELGLLAQAVPADQLAESVEAEVLPYLNCAPGAVAAAKQLARDLGPNIDDSVIDHTINALVDRWQTEEAAEGIGAFFDRRKPRWQA; this is translated from the coding sequence ATGTTCAACACCATTACCTTAGTCACAGATGCGCGCGGGGTGGCAACGCTTACCCTGGATAGGGCAGAAAAACACAACGCCATGTCTGGCGAGATGATCGGTGAGTTGACCTCAGCCGCCACGCAGATCTCAGCAGATGATACGATCCGGGTGGTGGTCCTGACCGGCACTGGCAAAAGCTTTTGTGCTGGCGGGGATTTGGAGTGGATGCGCGCCCAGATGGCAGCGGATTCGGCGACCAGATTTGTTGAGGCGCGCAAGCTGGCAGAGATGTTGCAGGCGCTGAACACCCTGACCAAGCCGATGATCGGTGCGCTGCAGGGCAATGCGTTTGGCGGTGGCGTTGGGATGGCCTCGGTCTGTGATATTGCCATTGGTGTTGATCATCTGAAAATGGGACTGACGGAAACTAAGCTGGGAATTATTCCGGCAACAATCGGCCCATATGTGACGGCCCGAATGGGTGAAGCAAAAGCGCGCCGGGTCTTCATGTCGTCGCGCCTATTTGGGGCTGAGGAAGCCGTTGAGCTTGGCCTTTTGGCGCAGGCGGTTCCGGCAGATCAATTGGCCGAATCTGTTGAAGCCGAAGTGCTACCCTATTTGAATTGTGCCCCCGGTGCAGTTGCTGCGGCTAAACAGCTTGCACGGGATTTGGGACCAAACATTGACGACTCGGTGATTGATCACACGATAAATGCCCTGGTTGATCGTTGGCAGACAGAAGAAGCGGCAGAGGGAATAGGGGCATTTTTTGACCGCCGTAAGCCGCGCTGGCAGGCTTGA